A section of the Ciona intestinalis chromosome 4, KH, whole genome shotgun sequence genome encodes:
- the LOC100179718 gene encoding tetraspanin-18-like, translated as MGKRRLNYLVIIFNFLSFIFGAAVLGLGIWAAVQSGGLNNVVNDVMYAGIYILIACGAVVMLLAFFGCYASVAESQPAIVAYCVILLVSVGLEIASCIILFVFYNASRSGLSDSYMTKYGIDTSITTSWDEAQLKGKCCGKEFSSDWDKSFFYKANGTYPLSCCVRDAESNIVDLEKCNNGEHGFIYTEGCAWILKLYYYAIAGTTIPAIMFQLISVAIIVCLYQYIH; from the exons ATGGGAAAGCGACGACTCAACTACCTCGTTatcattttcaattttctgaGCTTT ATCTTTGGTGCTGCTGTTCTCGGCCTTGGTATATGGGCTGCCGTACAAAGTGGAGGGCTcaataatgtggtgaatgaTGTAATGTACGCAGGGATCTATATTCTAATAGCATGTGGTGCTGTGGTGATGCTGTTAGCattctttggatgttatgCATCCGTTGCTGAAAGTCAACCAGCTATTGTGGCG TACTGCGTCATTTTGCTTGTGAGCGTTGGACTTGAGATCGCAAGCTGCATCAtcctttttgttttctataacGCATCAAGGAGTGGTTTAAGTGATTCATACATGACGAAGTATGGCATCGATACTTCTATAACTACATCATGGGACGAAGCTCAgctaaaa GGAAAATGCTGCGGAAAAGAATTTTCGTCCGATTGGGACAAATCCTTCTTTTACAAAGCAAATGGAACTTACCCGTTATCCTGTTGTGTTAGAGACGCTGAATCGAACATTGTAGACTTGGAGAAATGCAACAATGGGGAACATGGTTTTATTTATACcgag GGGTGTGCATGGATCCTCAAGCTTTATTATTACGCGATAGCAGGAACTACAATACCAGCTATCATGTTCCAG